A genome region from Mycolicibacterium litorale includes the following:
- a CDS encoding O-antigen ligase family protein, translated as MIGALEAPGSDHPRVTPGQLSRCMGAACAAAAGFGVLFPVAPGAAIEVLVLIPLAFATPVAALSVLVLITALVPFELQDDLAVVGGRDQPGLLFVDALLVLGLLRVLWLLMRRRLEFDLPLIVGSIALLICCAALGWGVAQGGALSEAGHEARRVVMAVGAFILAWPLMADRSTRRRMIRMLLVLGLALPLWGLAQWMFEIGYVSSGDAGVRMGNDLVVGSRGMLQGGMFGYPLAITFAWAALLSGRVRTSAGQALLGGILILNAVCLVLTYERTMWLVTVLQCVVVVVIYGAAAIGPAVRWGAMGLGALVCLSMAAPGEALMAVKRLMTVSEVSTDRSYSYRVIESEAAIDEITARPVTGSGLGATITWESHGVFAPMMTSFIHNGYLWLAWKFGVPVAALVVLIMVSAIMRRTHHDGDWRWSTVSVASRASLAGLVLIPITFPVFNVLGVTPLLGFFLAVCFARRPAEPPQSMRCDR; from the coding sequence ATGATCGGAGCACTCGAAGCCCCCGGGTCTGACCACCCCCGGGTCACACCGGGACAGCTCAGCCGCTGCATGGGAGCGGCGTGTGCCGCCGCGGCGGGCTTCGGTGTGCTCTTCCCCGTCGCGCCCGGCGCGGCCATCGAGGTGCTCGTGCTGATTCCTCTGGCCTTCGCAACACCCGTGGCGGCACTGTCGGTGCTTGTTCTCATCACCGCTCTGGTGCCGTTCGAGCTCCAAGACGACCTGGCGGTCGTCGGCGGACGCGACCAACCGGGCTTGCTGTTCGTCGATGCGTTGCTGGTGCTGGGATTGCTTCGCGTCCTCTGGCTACTGATGCGTAGGCGGCTCGAATTCGACCTCCCTCTGATCGTCGGCAGCATCGCCCTGCTGATCTGCTGCGCGGCGCTCGGCTGGGGTGTCGCGCAGGGCGGCGCGCTGAGTGAGGCCGGACACGAGGCTCGTCGCGTCGTGATGGCGGTGGGCGCGTTCATACTCGCCTGGCCGTTGATGGCGGATCGATCGACGCGCCGGCGGATGATCCGGATGCTCCTCGTGCTGGGTTTGGCGCTCCCCCTCTGGGGATTGGCGCAGTGGATGTTCGAGATCGGGTACGTCAGCTCCGGTGACGCCGGCGTGCGCATGGGGAACGACCTCGTCGTCGGAAGCAGAGGGATGCTGCAGGGCGGCATGTTCGGCTATCCCCTCGCCATCACGTTCGCCTGGGCCGCACTGTTGTCCGGTCGCGTGCGCACATCAGCCGGGCAAGCGCTCCTCGGCGGCATCCTGATCCTCAACGCGGTCTGCCTGGTGCTGACATATGAGCGCACCATGTGGCTCGTCACGGTGCTGCAATGCGTTGTCGTCGTGGTGATCTACGGTGCTGCGGCGATCGGCCCGGCGGTCAGATGGGGGGCGATGGGACTCGGGGCACTGGTGTGTCTGTCCATGGCCGCTCCTGGTGAAGCGCTGATGGCAGTCAAGCGGTTGATGACCGTGTCAGAGGTGTCGACGGACCGTTCCTACAGCTATCGCGTCATCGAGTCCGAGGCGGCGATTGACGAGATCACGGCTCGACCGGTCACCGGGTCCGGGCTCGGCGCCACCATTACCTGGGAAAGTCATGGGGTCTTCGCGCCGATGATGACATCGTTCATCCACAACGGATACCTCTGGCTGGCCTGGAAATTCGGCGTACCGGTTGCGGCCCTGGTGGTGCTGATCATGGTGTCGGCGATCATGCGACGAACCCACCACGACGGCGATTGGCGATGGTCGACGGTGTCGGTGGCCAGCAGGGCATCCTTGGCCGGTTTGGTGCTCATCCCGATCACGTTCCCGGTCTTCAACGTCCTCGGGGTCACCCCGCTGCTGGGGTTCTTCCTGGCGGTCTGTTTCGCCAGGAGGCCCGCTGAACCTCCGCAGTCGATGAGGTGTGACCGATGA
- a CDS encoding polysaccharide deacetylase family protein — MTDPSSLTSAVRRAAHRAVDGLAGGRFGSIDGVRTDQPLVALTFDDGPDPEWTPRVLETLARNATHATFFMLVQNARRHPHLVRRAVAEGHEVALHGPDHRSLAGARRRATRMVLGHAAHELRAISGAPVHYFRPPFGDLTPASFLAIRDAGLACVVWDLDSLDWRGGDERLVATEVVTRTVPGNIVLLHDGCAGEGRRDFDRAKALQLVLDGFRRRSLHSTTLSALFASGNTHRTVWFSRSHVSSPKGVPA, encoded by the coding sequence ATGACGGATCCAAGCTCGCTGACGTCCGCTGTCCGGCGGGCCGCGCACCGCGCGGTCGACGGTCTCGCCGGTGGGCGCTTCGGGTCCATCGACGGCGTCCGTACCGATCAGCCCCTCGTCGCGTTGACGTTCGACGACGGCCCCGATCCCGAGTGGACCCCCCGGGTGCTCGAGACCCTCGCGCGCAACGCCACCCACGCCACCTTCTTCATGCTGGTGCAGAACGCGCGCCGGCATCCACACCTGGTACGGCGCGCGGTCGCCGAAGGACACGAGGTCGCCCTGCACGGTCCCGACCACCGCAGCCTCGCCGGTGCACGGCGGCGCGCGACGCGCATGGTGCTCGGTCACGCGGCACACGAGTTGCGGGCGATATCCGGGGCGCCGGTGCACTACTTCCGACCGCCGTTCGGCGATCTCACCCCCGCGTCGTTCCTCGCGATACGGGATGCCGGGTTGGCATGCGTGGTCTGGGATCTCGACAGCCTGGACTGGCGCGGTGGCGACGAGCGCCTGGTGGCGACCGAGGTCGTCACCCGGACGGTACCCGGCAACATCGTCCTGCTCCACGACGGTTGCGCGGGTGAGGGGCGACGCGACTTCGACCGCGCGAAGGCGCTGCAACTGGTACTCGACGGATTCCGGCGACGTTCGCTTCACAGCACCACGCTCTCCGCCCTGTTCGCGTCCGGAAACACCCACCGCACGGTGTGGTTCAGCAGATCTCATGTGTCCAGCCCGAAGGGAGTCCCGGCGTGA
- a CDS encoding glycosyltransferase family 2 protein, producing the protein MASISGDDGADIDIVIPTRDRPAQLATTLEALRNQSCDRLRVIVVDDGGRTRAENLVPNQLRRSMPIRFIRNEESIGPGGSRNRGAEASGAPYIVFMDDDCIADRDLIARHRAALMAGGPTVSLGPILSPPGQRLPVWTHWDADRLGREYRRLATGESQPGWRHVYTGNVGLRRDDFVAVGGFDTRFARQEDVELGRRLARYGCRFTFDPAAIVWHDSDRTLRGWLRIPVYSAHFDVLMDQLVPDSRLWEVHDELTARHWALRATRPLVRMPLAQRTAVGAAVGAGCLLHAARLDRAALAAFSLVWDLTYNQALADATLPGVRQGSSL; encoded by the coding sequence ATGGCCAGCATCTCCGGCGACGACGGCGCCGACATCGACATCGTCATACCGACCCGTGACAGGCCGGCGCAGCTCGCCACCACACTCGAGGCGCTGCGGAATCAGAGCTGCGACCGGCTCCGGGTGATCGTCGTCGACGACGGCGGACGCACCAGGGCCGAGAACCTCGTCCCCAACCAACTGCGTCGATCGATGCCCATCCGATTCATCCGCAACGAGGAATCGATCGGCCCCGGCGGGAGCCGCAATCGTGGTGCCGAGGCGTCAGGGGCGCCCTACATCGTGTTCATGGACGACGACTGCATCGCTGATCGGGACCTGATCGCCCGGCACCGAGCTGCGCTCATGGCCGGGGGTCCGACGGTCTCACTCGGTCCGATTCTGTCCCCGCCCGGACAGCGGCTCCCCGTCTGGACTCATTGGGACGCTGACCGATTGGGCAGGGAGTACAGGCGACTCGCGACTGGAGAATCCCAACCCGGGTGGCGGCATGTGTACACGGGCAACGTAGGCCTTCGCCGAGACGATTTCGTGGCCGTCGGCGGCTTCGACACTCGCTTCGCCAGGCAGGAGGACGTCGAGCTCGGCCGTCGGCTGGCCCGGTACGGTTGCCGCTTCACCTTCGACCCCGCGGCGATCGTGTGGCACGACAGTGACCGGACGCTGCGCGGATGGTTGCGAATCCCGGTGTACAGCGCGCATTTCGACGTACTCATGGACCAGCTCGTGCCGGACTCTCGTCTGTGGGAGGTCCACGACGAACTGACGGCCAGGCACTGGGCGTTGCGGGCGACGCGTCCGTTGGTGCGCATGCCGCTGGCCCAGCGAACCGCGGTCGGGGCAGCGGTAGGGGCGGGGTGCCTCCTGCACGCCGCGCGCCTGGACCGAGCCGCGTTGGCCGCGTTCAGTCTGGTGTGGGACCTCACCTACAACCAAGCGCTCGCGGACGCGACATTGCCCGGCGTTCGACAGGGGTCATCGCTGTGA
- a CDS encoding glycoside hydrolase family 113 — MRPLAVIGIVVAAIVAFSVTTTNVACSDAPTPVQRGLVLPTWERNGYSTTDTAKAMQAITSVGANWVQVVPTWYQATRTSSDLEPNESTVTDDDLRHVIGLARVRGLKVLLKPHVDPMDGTHRTRIEPSDPDAWFRSYQRFITHYADIGRELGVEEFAVGTELRSLSGNRADWLAVVQAVRSRYRGPLVYAANHDEYQQVTFWDAVDLVGIDAYWQLSPEPTADVSRLQAAFAPICDRLAEFSRRVNRRVLFTEAGYPSQTGSAVQPWDASPGAQPAGEEQAAAYEALLRTFTGQPWWAGVFWWTWTVQHVHHVDPPQSVGFSVQGKPAESVLRRWWAGVPGAAENEPSGR; from the coding sequence GTGAGGCCGCTGGCCGTCATCGGCATCGTGGTGGCCGCGATCGTGGCGTTCTCTGTGACGACGACGAACGTGGCGTGCTCGGACGCTCCAACGCCCGTTCAGCGAGGGTTGGTGCTGCCGACCTGGGAGCGAAACGGCTACTCCACCACCGACACTGCCAAGGCGATGCAAGCGATCACCTCTGTGGGCGCCAACTGGGTGCAGGTCGTCCCGACGTGGTATCAAGCCACGCGCACGTCGAGTGACCTGGAGCCGAACGAGAGCACCGTGACCGACGACGACCTCCGCCACGTCATCGGTCTCGCCCGGGTCCGGGGCCTGAAGGTCCTACTGAAGCCGCACGTCGACCCGATGGACGGCACTCATCGCACCCGCATCGAACCGAGTGACCCGGACGCCTGGTTCCGCTCGTACCAACGGTTCATCACCCACTACGCCGACATCGGGCGAGAACTGGGTGTCGAAGAGTTCGCCGTCGGCACCGAATTGCGGAGCCTTTCCGGTAACCGGGCGGACTGGCTGGCCGTGGTGCAGGCCGTGCGCAGCCGCTACCGGGGCCCACTGGTGTACGCGGCCAATCACGATGAGTATCAACAGGTCACCTTCTGGGACGCCGTCGATCTCGTAGGTATCGACGCCTACTGGCAGCTCAGCCCAGAGCCGACCGCGGATGTGTCGCGGCTGCAGGCAGCGTTCGCACCCATCTGCGACCGACTCGCGGAATTCTCGCGCCGAGTCAACCGCCGGGTCCTGTTCACCGAGGCCGGCTACCCCAGCCAGACCGGTTCCGCGGTTCAACCCTGGGACGCCTCACCGGGTGCCCAGCCGGCCGGTGAGGAGCAGGCCGCCGCGTACGAAGCCCTGCTGAGAACCTTCACCGGTCAACCCTGGTGGGCGGGCGTGTTCTGGTGGACGTGGACAGTCCAACACGTTCACCACGTCGACCCCCCGCAGTCCGTGGGCTTCTCGGTTCAGGGCAAGCCCGCCGAATCCGTGTTGCGCAGGTGGTGGGCCGGGGTCCCCGGCGCCGCCGAGAACGAGCCGTCCGGCAGATAG
- the wecB gene encoding non-hydrolyzing UDP-N-acetylglucosamine 2-epimerase, with the protein MSGRPTVWLLGGTRPEALKLAPLATALDRQGLVQGAIVATGQHPSLFHRGLSTFGLRPHRELHPHRKSGTQSELVAQLADHLDRELEADPPAAVVVQGDTSSALVGAMAAFWRRIPVVHLEAGLRSHDLAAPFPEEANRRMIGQIAALHLAPTPAAAMNLRAEGIEADRIEVIGNTVVDAVLALAGRTECFAEPALAAVEQAVTYGRRLLLVTVHRRESWGEPLRTVMHAVREVLDAHPDTVAALPTHPNPSVRADVLSVLGHDNRVVVTEPLDYPDLVRLLELSTLVLSDSGGIQEEAPTFGVPVLVLRERTERREAIEAGCALLVGTDRHRIVAAANRLLTAEQLPRAHRGSRNPFGDGKSADRAAIAIARMVGLPVMPMASFEPDAGLGVDEPISHIHPVINRC; encoded by the coding sequence ATGTCGGGGCGACCAACGGTGTGGCTCCTCGGCGGAACCCGACCAGAGGCGCTGAAGTTGGCACCGCTCGCCACGGCGCTCGACCGACAGGGGCTCGTGCAGGGGGCTATCGTAGCGACCGGCCAACACCCGTCGTTGTTCCACAGGGGACTTTCGACATTCGGACTGCGGCCCCACCGAGAACTTCATCCGCACCGAAAGAGCGGCACACAGTCAGAATTGGTTGCCCAGCTCGCCGATCACTTGGATCGAGAACTCGAAGCTGATCCGCCCGCGGCGGTGGTCGTCCAAGGCGACACGTCGAGCGCTCTGGTCGGAGCGATGGCCGCCTTCTGGCGCCGGATCCCTGTTGTGCACCTCGAAGCCGGCCTGCGGTCGCACGACTTGGCGGCCCCCTTCCCCGAGGAGGCCAATCGCCGGATGATCGGGCAGATCGCCGCTCTGCACCTCGCGCCCACACCGGCCGCAGCGATGAACCTCCGCGCCGAAGGGATCGAAGCCGACCGCATCGAGGTGATCGGCAACACGGTGGTGGACGCGGTGCTGGCATTGGCCGGCCGAACCGAGTGCTTCGCCGAACCCGCCCTGGCGGCTGTCGAGCAAGCCGTGACATACGGGCGGCGGCTCCTGCTGGTCACGGTGCACCGCCGCGAATCCTGGGGAGAACCGTTGCGCACGGTGATGCACGCGGTGCGGGAAGTTCTCGACGCGCACCCCGACACCGTCGCCGCGCTTCCCACGCACCCGAATCCGTCGGTGCGCGCCGACGTGCTGTCCGTACTCGGGCACGACAACCGCGTCGTGGTCACCGAACCACTGGACTACCCGGATCTCGTTCGCCTGCTGGAACTGTCGACTCTGGTTCTGAGTGACTCCGGAGGTATCCAGGAAGAGGCGCCCACCTTCGGGGTACCGGTGCTGGTGCTACGGGAGCGAACGGAGCGACGAGAGGCGATCGAGGCGGGCTGCGCACTTCTGGTGGGCACAGATCGACACCGGATAGTCGCGGCGGCCAACCGGCTGCTCACCGCCGAACAGCTGCCACGTGCGCATCGCGGTTCGCGAAACCCGTTCGGGGACGGTAAGTCAGCAGACAGAGCGGCAATCGCCATCGCCCGGATGGTGGGCCTGCCGGTGATGCCGATGGCCTCCTTCGAGCCGGATGCAGGCCTCGGGGTCGATGAGCCGATCTCCCACATCCACCCGGTCATCAACCGGTGCTGA
- a CDS encoding AMP-binding protein has protein sequence MTHTIFDTANAGRASDEIVGGVLSDFFAAAEKWPHRAAIVHNGTVLTYRDLVERVHQSAMRDEALRPGGTGRSRRIGALVSHTPAMAEHLLGVLHAGGTYCPIDAALPPARRESLAAALGVDDVIDPADTPRAVGLAVDAGIDMQRSRWRNDAAYVLCTSGSTGTPKPVVVSRQALAVTVRALRRIFGLVPGDRVLQFASVSWDTCLEEILPALTAGATLIFDDAAHSGSFRSFVRLLAEQDVTVLDLPTAFWHELVLYLHEEPALLPDSVRLVVIGGERIDPTRLRQWRDLDVGGVRLLNTYGCTETAMVTHAVQLSGPGTEPGVAADAEAPLGRPLPHVGDHVTAEGELLVSGPSLATCYLGMPEATATAFPVVDHGSGPTRWFRTGDLVVRGGTGLLYPRGRADEQVKVRGVRVHPAEVEAQLMTHPAVSAAVVVGEQLLGRTSLTAYVVCAGVTTAGELRRHLRGRLPGQFVPAQVKFVAALRYTASGKIDRAATRRAAESIDNEGVNQ, from the coding sequence ATGACCCACACGATCTTCGACACCGCGAACGCCGGCAGGGCAAGCGACGAAATCGTCGGTGGTGTGCTCTCCGACTTCTTCGCCGCTGCGGAGAAGTGGCCCCACCGCGCCGCGATCGTCCACAACGGCACAGTTCTCACCTATCGGGATCTGGTCGAGCGGGTCCACCAGTCCGCCATGCGGGACGAGGCGCTCCGGCCTGGCGGCACAGGGCGGTCCCGCCGGATCGGCGCGCTCGTCTCGCACACACCGGCGATGGCGGAACATCTGCTCGGGGTACTGCACGCCGGCGGCACCTACTGTCCCATCGACGCCGCGCTCCCGCCCGCGCGACGAGAGTCGCTCGCAGCTGCCCTCGGCGTCGACGACGTGATCGATCCGGCCGACACGCCGCGGGCGGTCGGACTTGCGGTCGACGCGGGCATCGACATGCAGCGTTCGAGGTGGCGCAACGACGCGGCGTATGTGCTCTGCACCTCGGGCTCGACCGGGACACCGAAGCCCGTGGTGGTGTCGCGGCAGGCTCTAGCCGTGACGGTCCGGGCCCTGCGCCGGATCTTCGGGCTCGTCCCCGGCGACCGGGTGCTCCAATTCGCCTCGGTCAGCTGGGATACCTGCCTGGAGGAGATCCTGCCCGCGCTCACCGCCGGCGCGACCCTGATCTTCGACGACGCGGCACACTCGGGATCCTTCCGGTCATTCGTCCGGCTGTTGGCGGAACAAGACGTCACCGTCCTGGACCTGCCGACGGCGTTCTGGCATGAACTCGTGCTTTACCTGCACGAGGAGCCCGCTCTTCTGCCCGACAGCGTCCGGCTGGTGGTGATCGGCGGCGAGCGGATCGATCCGACCCGGCTGCGGCAGTGGCGCGACCTCGATGTGGGCGGGGTTCGGTTACTCAACACCTACGGATGCACCGAGACGGCGATGGTGACCCACGCGGTGCAGTTGAGCGGGCCCGGCACCGAGCCGGGTGTTGCGGCAGACGCTGAGGCGCCGTTGGGGCGCCCGTTACCCCATGTGGGTGATCACGTCACCGCCGAGGGCGAGTTGCTCGTATCGGGTCCGTCACTGGCCACGTGTTACCTCGGGATGCCGGAGGCGACCGCGACGGCCTTCCCGGTCGTCGACCACGGCTCCGGGCCGACACGGTGGTTCCGCACCGGTGATCTGGTCGTGCGCGGTGGGACCGGCTTGCTGTATCCCCGGGGTCGCGCTGACGAACAGGTGAAGGTCCGCGGTGTGCGGGTGCATCCGGCCGAGGTGGAAGCGCAGCTGATGACGCATCCCGCGGTCTCGGCCGCTGTCGTCGTCGGTGAACAGTTGCTCGGCAGAACGTCGTTGACCGCTTACGTCGTGTGCGCCGGAGTGACCACGGCGGGGGAGTTGAGACGTCATCTGCGTGGTCGGCTGCCCGGGCAGTTCGTGCCCGCGCAAGTGAAATTCGTTGCTGCACTGCGTTACACGGCGAGCGGCAAGATCGATCGTGCGGCAACTCGACGTGCCGCGGAATCCATCGACAATGAAGGAGTCAATCAATGA
- a CDS encoding phosphopantetheine-binding protein, with product MSIDNIVDIFRRVLNTSEVGTNSDFFELGGDSLLATRVLSAIARESGTELTYEDMVDGPTPDELFARVAAVV from the coding sequence ATGAGCATCGACAACATCGTGGACATCTTCCGGAGAGTCCTCAACACATCCGAGGTCGGCACCAACTCCGACTTCTTCGAGCTCGGGGGTGATTCACTGCTCGCCACCCGAGTGCTCAGCGCGATCGCCAGGGAGTCCGGGACGGAACTGACGTACGAGGACATGGTCGACGGCCCCACGCCTGACGAGTTGTTCGCCAGAGTCGCAGCGGTGGTGTGA
- a CDS encoding flavin monoamine oxidase family protein, with protein MSRESMRVVVVGAGLAGLTAAIDLAAEGADVTVLEARDRVGGRMHGIRMSTGVVADGGAAYLGVRHTELLALIREYGLHLASTAMTGDSTFLIANQRTTTAGRVPPLDAVALGGLFDQLEDLVARVRPEAPWRSADAQRLDRLSAARWLAESVSHPDAHTFFPLFLGEMMAADPAAISALHMAFYLRSGGGIRYLNAFEGGAQQWRIDGGAHLLCQALAERVGDRLTLRRPVRAIEQDADQVVIHCDSPDADAPSQYRADRVVVAIPPLLAQGIQFRPGLRTPRATAATGRGCAVKVHLDYPAPVWREHGLSGWSVSTDGPLLSTVDDSPPDDSAGVLTAFVTGAAASEYSALSTAEQTDAALTHTRRLFPRLPAPTRCTVTDWLAETYSRGCYAALFGPGDWLRLGPTLTQPHGRIHWAGTETSLEFFGLMEGAIRSGRRAAAEVANAETPSSPRKVLTP; from the coding sequence ATGAGCAGGGAAAGCATGCGCGTCGTCGTCGTGGGGGCCGGTCTTGCCGGACTGACCGCAGCCATCGACCTGGCCGCGGAGGGCGCCGATGTCACCGTGCTCGAAGCCCGTGACCGGGTCGGCGGGCGAATGCACGGCATCCGCATGTCTACGGGAGTCGTCGCCGACGGCGGCGCTGCATATCTGGGCGTCCGACACACCGAGTTGCTCGCGCTGATACGCGAATACGGACTACATCTCGCGAGCACGGCGATGACCGGGGACAGCACTTTCCTGATAGCGAATCAGCGCACCACGACCGCTGGTCGGGTGCCACCGCTGGACGCCGTGGCGCTCGGTGGTCTGTTCGACCAGCTGGAGGACCTCGTCGCACGCGTCCGGCCAGAGGCGCCGTGGCGAAGTGCGGATGCGCAACGTCTCGACCGGCTCTCGGCCGCACGATGGCTCGCGGAGTCGGTGTCTCACCCGGACGCGCACACGTTCTTCCCACTGTTCCTCGGTGAGATGATGGCCGCCGATCCGGCGGCGATATCCGCCCTGCACATGGCTTTCTATCTGCGCTCCGGGGGAGGTATCCGGTACCTGAACGCGTTCGAGGGCGGGGCCCAGCAGTGGCGCATCGATGGTGGAGCGCACCTGCTGTGTCAGGCTCTCGCCGAGCGAGTGGGTGACCGGTTGACGCTGCGCCGCCCGGTACGCGCGATCGAGCAGGACGCGGATCAGGTGGTGATCCATTGTGACTCGCCGGATGCCGACGCACCGTCGCAGTATCGAGCAGATCGGGTGGTCGTCGCCATACCGCCGCTGCTCGCGCAGGGTATCCAGTTCCGGCCCGGTCTGCGGACACCGCGGGCGACGGCGGCCACCGGCAGAGGGTGCGCGGTGAAGGTCCACCTCGACTATCCGGCGCCGGTCTGGCGCGAACATGGCCTGTCGGGGTGGTCGGTGAGTACCGACGGCCCGTTGTTGTCCACCGTCGACGACTCACCGCCGGACGACTCCGCCGGAGTGCTGACGGCGTTCGTCACCGGCGCTGCCGCGTCGGAATATTCGGCACTGTCGACAGCCGAGCAGACCGATGCGGCGCTGACGCACACGCGCCGGCTCTTCCCCCGGTTACCGGCGCCGACGAGATGCACGGTGACGGACTGGCTCGCCGAAACCTACAGCAGGGGTTGTTACGCGGCGCTGTTCGGGCCCGGCGACTGGTTGCGGCTCGGACCGACACTGACCCAGCCACACGGCCGAATCCACTGGGCGGGCACCGAAACCAGCCTCGAGTTCTTCGGGCTCATGGAGGGAGCGATTCGGTCCGGGCGCCGAGCCGCCGCCGAGGTCGCCAACGCCGAAACTCCGTCCTCTCCGCGAAAGGTTCTGACGCCATGA
- a CDS encoding KamA family radical SAM protein → MTATLFQGVGAGFSAAADQPYNYVRKQLWEPDWRRYPGWSAVTDSQWRDPQWQRSHSVKNIAQLRSVVGDLLDERFYADLAADQQYCATMSMLLPPQMLNTMAPECDPDGGDFTEAFYADPIRRYMLPVRSDREMLWCSHPYAERDSLHESDMWAVEGLTHRYPTKVLAELLSTCPQYCGHCTRMDLVGNSTPTLSKTRLTLQPADRQDRMLEYLRATPTVRDVVVSGGDVANVPWPRLESFVMQLLEIESIRDIRLATKALAALPQHWLQDNVIEGVSRVARTAAARGVNVALHTHINHVQSVTPLVAAAARALLDAGLRDVRNQGVLLRGVNATAADLLDLCFALQGEANILPYYFYMCDMIPNAEHWRTSLWEAQQLQLEIMGYLPGFATPRLVCDVPFVGKRWVHQVVYYDRIRGVSHWSRNYRTGLDGADADALDRVYPFYDPIHTLPASGQAWWRQACDGGPHPVGHAGGDVGRLSPCGAGVP, encoded by the coding sequence ATGACCGCAACATTGTTCCAAGGCGTCGGCGCCGGTTTCAGCGCCGCAGCCGACCAGCCCTACAACTACGTCAGAAAACAGTTGTGGGAACCGGATTGGCGCCGCTATCCGGGGTGGTCGGCCGTGACCGACTCGCAGTGGCGGGATCCGCAATGGCAGCGGTCGCACTCCGTGAAGAACATCGCGCAGTTGCGATCGGTGGTCGGGGATCTGCTCGACGAGCGGTTCTATGCCGACCTGGCCGCCGACCAACAGTATTGCGCCACGATGTCGATGCTGCTGCCACCGCAGATGCTGAACACCATGGCACCCGAGTGCGATCCCGACGGCGGCGACTTCACCGAGGCCTTCTACGCCGACCCGATCCGGCGTTACATGCTGCCGGTTCGCAGCGACCGCGAAATGCTTTGGTGCTCACACCCGTACGCCGAGCGTGACTCCTTGCACGAGAGCGACATGTGGGCCGTCGAGGGCCTGACTCATCGATATCCGACCAAGGTGCTGGCCGAGCTGCTGTCGACCTGCCCGCAGTACTGCGGGCATTGCACACGGATGGATCTGGTCGGCAACTCAACCCCGACGCTCAGCAAGACCAGGTTGACTCTCCAGCCGGCTGACCGGCAGGATCGCATGCTCGAATACCTGCGAGCCACACCCACGGTGCGTGACGTCGTCGTCTCCGGCGGGGATGTGGCCAACGTCCCGTGGCCACGGCTCGAGTCGTTCGTCATGCAGCTGCTCGAGATCGAGAGCATCCGAGACATCCGGTTGGCAACGAAGGCGCTGGCCGCACTACCGCAACACTGGCTGCAGGACAACGTGATCGAAGGTGTCAGTCGCGTGGCACGCACTGCTGCCGCACGCGGCGTCAACGTCGCGTTGCACACCCACATCAACCACGTTCAGTCGGTGACCCCTCTGGTCGCGGCGGCGGCGCGCGCACTACTCGACGCGGGGCTCCGGGACGTACGCAACCAGGGGGTGTTGCTGCGCGGGGTGAACGCGACAGCCGCCGACCTTCTCGACCTGTGCTTCGCGTTGCAGGGTGAGGCCAACATCCTGCCCTACTACTTCTACATGTGTGACATGATCCCCAACGCCGAGCACTGGCGGACGTCCCTGTGGGAAGCGCAGCAGCTGCAGTTGGAGATCATGGGATATCTCCCCGGGTTCGCGACGCCGCGACTGGTATGCGATGTTCCGTTCGTCGGCAAACGGTGGGTGCATCAGGTGGTCTACTACGACCGGATTCGCGGTGTCTCACACTGGAGCCGGAACTACCGCACGGGTCTCGACGGAGCGGACGCCGACGCGCTCGACCGGGTCTACCCGTTCTACGATCCGATCCACACCCTGCCGGCGTCGGGGCAGGCCTGGTGGCGGCAGGCGTGCGATGGCGGTCCCCACCCGGTCGGCCATGCGGGTGGTGACGTCGGGCGACTTTCGCCGTGCGGGGCGGGCGTCCCCTGA